A genomic window from Glaciihabitans sp. INWT7 includes:
- a CDS encoding cytochrome c yields MAKNSKTTGAGTMGRRGRRHPLATIALITIGLVSTGGAYALFSSTASAETSSVHTQASADEGKKLFSSNCATCHGLNAEGVDGVGPSLYGVGAASVSFQVGTGRMPLANQGPQAEKKPVQFTDTQVASLADYVASLSPGPGIPSEKYLKADGNASTGAELFRINCAMCHNVAGAGGALTEGKFAPALSGVLPVHIYEAMVTGPQSMPVFNDTNLTPTQKADIITYLKYLDKNPSPGGFDLGNLGPVSEGLFIWIFGLGAIVAVTIWIAAKAN; encoded by the coding sequence ATGGCGAAGAACAGCAAGACCACCGGAGCCGGCACCATGGGCCGTCGTGGTCGGCGTCATCCACTTGCCACGATCGCTCTGATCACCATCGGGCTCGTCTCGACCGGCGGCGCTTACGCGCTGTTCAGCAGCACGGCGTCGGCAGAGACCTCGTCGGTTCACACCCAGGCGTCGGCGGATGAGGGGAAGAAACTCTTCTCGTCGAACTGCGCCACGTGCCACGGCCTGAACGCCGAGGGCGTGGACGGCGTCGGACCGAGCCTCTACGGCGTCGGAGCGGCATCCGTCAGCTTCCAGGTGGGCACCGGTCGCATGCCGCTGGCCAACCAGGGCCCACAGGCGGAGAAGAAGCCGGTGCAGTTCACCGACACCCAGGTCGCCTCACTCGCCGACTATGTCGCGTCCCTCTCTCCCGGCCCCGGCATCCCATCGGAGAAGTACCTCAAGGCCGACGGCAACGCGTCGACCGGAGCCGAGCTCTTCCGCATCAACTGCGCCATGTGCCACAACGTGGCCGGAGCGGGTGGAGCCCTCACCGAGGGCAAGTTCGCCCCGGCCCTTTCCGGGGTGCTCCCCGTGCACATCTACGAGGCGATGGTCACCGGGCCGCAGAGCATGCCGGTGTTCAACGACACGAACCTGACGCCCACGCAGAAGGCCGACATCATCACCTACCTGAAGTACCTCGACAAGAACCCGTCCCCGGGCGGATTCGACCTCGGCAACCTCGGACCGGTGTCTGAAGGACTCTTCATCTGGATCTTCGGCCTCGGCGCGATCGTCGCCGTGACCATCTGGATCGCGGCCAAGGCGAACTAG
- a CDS encoding cytochrome bc complex cytochrome b subunit — translation MTVTETKPAAAPTITETSTAAAPSRGARFTGAAANYIDERTSISGLVKELGRKIFPDHWSFMLGEVALYSFVVILLSGTFLTFFFQPSMAEVTYDGSYVPLKGIQMSAAYSSSLNISFDVRGGLLFRQIHHWAALLFVASIGLHMLRVFFTGAFRKPREINWFIGFVLFVLAMAEGFTGYSLPDDLLSGNGLRIIDGIIKGIPVVGTWISYLLFGGEFPGTKLVAMFYSIHILLLPAILVAALGAHLLLMIVNKHTQFAGPGRTNDNVVGVPIMPIFAAKAGGFFFVVFGVIVLIASFFTINPIWTYGPYDPSPVSAGTQPDWYIGFADGMLRLIPPGWEVVWFNHTYSFNIIVITVILIAFLGIVATYPFVEAWITGDKREHHIAERPRNAPTRTAIGATGVTFYAVLWAAASSDLMATHFKITIEGVIHVLQVLFFLGPVLAFFITKRVCLGLQKKDREIALHGFESGRIVRLPGGEYIEVHEQLDDYERWRLVSFNEYTPLMIRPDANGRISGAQRTRAALSRWFFEDRIAPATKSEVERSGHH, via the coding sequence ATGACCGTCACTGAAACCAAGCCCGCTGCCGCCCCGACCATCACCGAGACGTCGACGGCAGCAGCACCGAGTCGTGGGGCACGATTCACAGGGGCTGCAGCCAACTACATCGACGAGCGCACGAGCATCTCGGGCCTGGTCAAGGAGCTGGGTCGCAAGATCTTCCCAGACCACTGGTCCTTCATGCTCGGCGAGGTCGCTCTCTACAGCTTCGTCGTCATCCTGCTCTCGGGCACGTTCCTCACGTTCTTCTTCCAGCCGTCCATGGCGGAGGTGACCTACGACGGCTCCTACGTGCCGCTCAAGGGCATCCAGATGTCGGCCGCGTACTCCTCGTCGCTCAACATCTCGTTCGACGTGCGTGGTGGGCTGCTGTTCCGCCAGATCCATCACTGGGCCGCGCTGCTCTTCGTGGCATCCATCGGCCTGCACATGCTCCGCGTGTTCTTCACCGGTGCGTTCCGCAAGCCGCGTGAGATCAACTGGTTCATCGGCTTCGTGCTGTTCGTGCTGGCGATGGCCGAGGGATTCACCGGATACTCGCTGCCCGACGACCTGCTCTCCGGTAACGGACTCCGCATCATCGACGGGATCATCAAGGGCATCCCAGTGGTCGGAACCTGGATCTCCTACCTCCTCTTCGGTGGTGAGTTCCCGGGCACCAAGCTCGTGGCGATGTTCTACTCGATCCACATCCTGTTGCTGCCGGCCATCCTGGTGGCGGCTCTCGGTGCCCATCTCCTGCTGATGATCGTCAACAAGCACACCCAGTTCGCCGGACCGGGACGCACCAACGACAACGTCGTCGGTGTGCCGATCATGCCGATCTTCGCCGCCAAGGCCGGAGGATTCTTCTTCGTGGTCTTCGGAGTGATCGTTCTGATCGCCTCGTTCTTCACAATCAACCCGATCTGGACCTACGGTCCGTACGACCCGTCCCCCGTGTCCGCCGGCACCCAGCCGGACTGGTACATCGGCTTCGCCGACGGCATGCTCCGTCTGATCCCGCCGGGGTGGGAGGTCGTGTGGTTCAACCACACCTACTCCTTCAACATCATCGTGATCACCGTGATCCTGATCGCCTTCCTCGGCATCGTCGCGACGTACCCCTTCGTGGAGGCCTGGATCACGGGCGACAAGCGCGAGCACCACATCGCCGAGCGACCGCGCAACGCGCCCACCCGCACGGCGATCGGAGCGACGGGAGTCACCTTCTACGCGGTGCTCTGGGCGGCAGCCAGTTCAGACCTGATGGCGACCCACTTCAAGATCACCATCGAGGGCGTCATCCACGTGCTCCAGGTGCTCTTCTTCCTCGGCCCAGTGCTCGCGTTCTTCATCACGAAGCGCGTCTGCCTCGGCCTGCAGAAGAAGGATCGCGAGATCGCGCTGCACGGCTTCGAATCCGGCCGTATCGTGCGACTCCCGGGTGGTGAGTACATCGAGGTGCACGAGCAGCTCGACGACTACGAGCGCTGGCGCCTGGTGAGCTTCAACGAGTACACCCCGTTGATGATCCGCCCGGATGCCAACGGTCGCATCTCCGGAGCCCAGCGCACCCGCGCGGCCCTGTCCCGCTGGTTCTTCGAGGATCGGATCGCGCCGGCCACGAAGTCCGAGGTGGAGCGCTCCGGCCACCACTAG
- a CDS encoding ubiquinol-cytochrome c reductase iron-sulfur subunit codes for MAQHDDGGTNAAAGSAVVRSEPPVAKTGTAVVASDAFENPGLPPHRLRATDLDPQKDRVAERRVYTLFFLSIVGSVFAVAAYVAFPIVPGDTNSVRLNTVFLGLGISLGLLAIGIGAIYWSKNLMRGDEMSESRHLTRGTEATREKAVEIFKLGNQESGFGRRTLIRNSLVGALVAFPLPAVVLFRDLAPAADPVPQLEHTMWAKGTRLTHDPSGTPIRAADVTIGSVFHVIPEGLNDKEDRLEQKAKAAVLLMRLKPADLNISAGRESWNYDGIVAYSKICTHVGCPVALYEQQTHHLLCPCHSSTFDVTNECEVIFGPAARPLPQLPIAIDSEGYLIAQSDFHEPVGPSFWERA; via the coding sequence ATGGCACAGCACGACGACGGTGGCACAAACGCCGCTGCCGGGTCGGCCGTAGTCCGAAGCGAACCCCCCGTGGCCAAGACCGGCACGGCAGTCGTCGCTTCCGATGCCTTTGAGAACCCGGGACTCCCCCCACACCGACTTCGCGCCACCGACCTCGATCCTCAGAAGGATCGCGTCGCCGAGCGTCGCGTCTACACGCTCTTCTTCCTCTCGATCGTCGGCAGCGTCTTCGCCGTCGCGGCCTACGTGGCGTTCCCGATCGTGCCGGGTGACACCAATTCGGTGCGGCTCAACACCGTCTTCCTGGGTCTCGGCATCTCGCTCGGCTTGCTCGCCATCGGAATCGGCGCGATCTACTGGTCGAAGAACCTCATGCGTGGCGACGAGATGTCAGAGTCGCGTCATCTCACCCGCGGAACCGAGGCCACCCGCGAGAAGGCCGTGGAGATCTTCAAGCTGGGCAACCAGGAGTCCGGATTCGGGCGCCGCACGCTCATCCGCAACAGCCTCGTCGGCGCCCTCGTCGCGTTCCCGCTGCCGGCAGTCGTGCTGTTCCGTGACCTGGCTCCCGCCGCGGATCCGGTTCCCCAGCTCGAGCACACCATGTGGGCCAAGGGAACTCGGCTCACCCACGACCCGTCCGGCACCCCGATCAGGGCTGCGGACGTCACGATCGGATCTGTCTTCCACGTCATCCCCGAGGGGCTCAATGACAAGGAAGATCGACTCGAACAAAAAGCGAAGGCTGCAGTCCTCTTGATGCGCCTCAAGCCCGCGGATCTCAACATCTCCGCAGGCCGCGAATCCTGGAATTACGACGGCATCGTCGCCTATTCCAAGATCTGCACCCACGTCGGATGTCCGGTAGCGCTTTACGAGCAGCAGACGCACCATCTGCTCTGCCCGTGTCACTCCTCGACCTTCGACGTCACCAACGAATGCGAGGTCATCTTCGGTCCGGCTGCACGCCCACTGCCGCAGTTGCCCATCGCGATCGACTCCGAGGGATATCTCATCGCGCAAAGCGACTTCCATGAGCCCGTCGGACCGAGTTTCTGGGAGCGAGCATGA
- the hutI gene encoding imidazolonepropionase, which produces MSELITDIGELTTQGDESARLHDAALVIEGTRVVWIGSAGDAPAADTRTSVGGRAVLPGWVDSHSHLVFAGSRDAEFEARMAGRRYEAGGIATTVAATRAAPEAGLRESATTLRHEAEHQGTTFLETKTGYGLDVESELRSARVAASVADTVSFLGAHVVPPGIDRRDYLDLVTGPMLMAVAPHVQWIDAFCEVGAFDVEESREVLLAGKAAGLGLRLHGNQLGFSGGVELAVELGCASVDHCNHLDTGDIDALASSGTVATLLPACDLSTREPLAPGRALLDAGVGIALASNCNPGSSYTTSMPFCVAVAVLQMGLSVDEAVWAATRGGARALGRDTGTEAVGALRVGGRADLQVLDAPSVVHLAYRPGVPLTAAVWRGGIRTPPSQPAF; this is translated from the coding sequence ATGTCCGAACTCATCACCGACATCGGCGAACTCACCACGCAGGGCGACGAGAGCGCCAGGCTGCACGATGCCGCGCTGGTGATCGAGGGCACACGGGTCGTGTGGATCGGATCGGCCGGCGACGCGCCCGCCGCCGACACCCGCACCTCCGTCGGCGGCCGGGCCGTGCTCCCCGGCTGGGTCGACTCGCACAGCCACCTGGTCTTCGCCGGCAGTCGCGACGCAGAGTTCGAGGCGCGCATGGCCGGGCGGCGCTACGAGGCGGGCGGGATCGCGACCACCGTGGCTGCGACGCGCGCAGCACCCGAGGCCGGGCTGCGTGAGTCGGCGACGACACTGCGGCACGAGGCCGAGCATCAGGGCACCACCTTCCTCGAGACGAAGACCGGCTACGGACTCGACGTGGAGAGCGAGCTGCGCTCTGCGCGGGTCGCGGCCTCCGTTGCCGACACGGTCAGTTTTCTCGGCGCTCACGTCGTCCCTCCGGGCATCGATCGCCGCGACTACCTCGACCTGGTGACCGGCCCGATGCTCATGGCCGTGGCGCCTCACGTGCAGTGGATCGACGCCTTCTGCGAGGTCGGCGCGTTCGATGTCGAGGAGTCGCGCGAAGTGCTGCTCGCCGGCAAAGCGGCAGGCCTCGGGCTTCGCCTCCATGGCAACCAGCTCGGCTTCAGCGGAGGTGTCGAACTCGCGGTCGAACTGGGATGTGCGAGCGTCGACCACTGCAACCATCTGGATACGGGCGACATCGATGCCCTCGCGTCATCCGGGACCGTCGCGACCCTCCTGCCGGCCTGCGATCTGTCGACCCGGGAGCCGCTCGCACCCGGCAGGGCACTCCTCGACGCCGGAGTCGGGATCGCCCTCGCGAGCAACTGCAATCCGGGCAGCTCATACACCACATCGATGCCGTTCTGTGTGGCTGTCGCAGTGCTCCAGATGGGGCTCAGTGTCGATGAGGCCGTCTGGGCGGCGACCCGCGGAGGTGCACGCGCTCTCGGACGGGACACGGGAACGGAGGCTGTCGGCGCCCTGCGTGTCGGCGGTCGGGCCGACCTCCAGGTGCTCGATGCACCCTCCGTCGTACACCTCGCCTATCGGCCCGGGGTACCGCTCACGGCGGCGGTGTGGCGCGGCGGCATCCGCACTCCTCCGTCACAGCCGGCCTTCTAG
- the glpK gene encoding glycerol kinase GlpK — MTDYILSIDQGTTSTRAIIFDHSGSIVSSGQLEHEQIFPRAGWVEHDPKEIWDNTREVIGQALSKANITRHNITAVGITNQRETAVVWDKTTGVPVYNAIVWQDTRTQSIVDRLADGDVDRYKQKVGLPLATYFSGTKIVWILENVEGAREKADAGDLLFGTTDSWVLWNLTGGIEGGVHATDVTNASRTLFMDLETLAWDESILADFGVPVSMLPEIRSSSEVYGMVSESSLLREVPVAGILGDQQAATFGQAAFDAGESKNTYGTGNFLIFNTGEEIVHSKNGLLTTLGYKLGDAKPHYALEGSIAVTGSLVQWLRDNLGLIKTAPEIEDLAKTVDDNGGVYFVPAFSGLFAPYWRSDARGALVGMTRYVNKGHIARAALEATAFQTREVLDAVNADSGVDLTELKVDGGMIANNTLMQFQADILGVPVVRPVVAETTALGAAYAAGLATGFWSDLDELRANWQEDSRWTPNMDTDERDRQIRLWKKAVTKTFDWVDDDVK, encoded by the coding sequence ATGACTGATTACATTTTGTCGATCGACCAGGGTACGACGAGTACTCGTGCCATTATTTTTGACCATTCGGGCTCGATTGTTTCGTCGGGTCAGTTGGAGCATGAGCAGATTTTTCCGCGGGCGGGGTGGGTGGAGCATGATCCGAAAGAGATCTGGGATAACACGCGTGAGGTGATCGGGCAGGCTCTGTCGAAGGCGAATATCACCCGGCATAACATCACCGCTGTGGGGATCACGAACCAGCGGGAGACTGCGGTGGTGTGGGATAAGACCACCGGGGTTCCGGTGTACAACGCGATCGTGTGGCAGGACACCCGCACTCAGTCGATCGTGGATCGGTTGGCGGATGGGGATGTCGATCGGTACAAGCAGAAGGTCGGCCTGCCGCTCGCGACGTATTTCTCTGGCACGAAGATCGTGTGGATTTTGGAGAACGTCGAGGGGGCACGGGAGAAGGCGGACGCCGGGGACCTGCTGTTCGGTACCACCGATTCGTGGGTGTTGTGGAATTTGACCGGCGGAATCGAGGGTGGTGTTCATGCCACCGATGTGACCAACGCGTCGCGGACCCTGTTCATGGATTTGGAGACCCTGGCCTGGGATGAGTCGATCCTGGCCGACTTCGGGGTTCCGGTGTCGATGCTGCCGGAGATCCGGTCCTCTTCCGAGGTGTACGGGATGGTGTCGGAATCGTCCCTGTTGCGGGAGGTTCCGGTGGCGGGGATTCTGGGCGACCAGCAGGCGGCCACCTTCGGGCAGGCCGCGTTCGATGCCGGGGAGTCGAAGAACACCTACGGCACCGGCAACTTCCTCATCTTCAACACCGGGGAGGAGATCGTCCATTCCAAGAACGGACTGCTGACCACCCTCGGATACAAGTTGGGGGATGCGAAACCGCACTACGCGTTGGAGGGTTCGATCGCCGTCACCGGGTCGTTGGTGCAGTGGCTGCGCGACAACCTCGGCCTGATCAAAACGGCCCCCGAGATCGAGGACCTGGCCAAAACTGTCGACGATAACGGTGGGGTGTATTTCGTGCCCGCGTTCTCGGGCCTGTTCGCCCCGTACTGGCGTTCCGATGCGCGTGGCGCGTTGGTGGGCATGACCCGGTATGTGAACAAGGGACACATCGCCCGCGCCGCGTTGGAGGCCACCGCGTTCCAAACCCGCGAAGTATTGGACGCCGTCAACGCCGACTCGGGCGTGGACCTGACGGAGCTGAAAGTCGACGGCGGCATGATCGCGAACAACACGCTCATGCAGTTCCAGGCCGACATCCTCGGAGTCCCGGTCGTGCGTCCCGTCGTGGCGGAAACCACCGCCCTCGGAGCCGCGTACGCGGCGGGCCTTGCGACCGGGTTCTGGTCCGACCTCGACGAGTTGCGGGCCAACTGGCAGGAAGACTCCCGCTGGACCCCCAACATGGACACCGACGAACGCGACCGCCAAATCCGCCTCTGGAAAAAAGCCGTCACCAAAACCTTCGACTGGGTCGACGACGACGTCAAATAA
- a CDS encoding heme-copper oxidase subunit III, producing the protein MTSTSISPGLSAPVVNRPSVVAVGTIVWLGSEVMFFAGLFAIYFTLRSTSPELWAAETPKLNVPYALTNTVILVASSFTAQFGVFAAERLQKRRTGASPLKWGMVEWFFASYALGAVFVTGQVFEYANLVSENVSLASNSYGSAFYITTGFHALHVTGGLIAMLLIIGRAYSVKNFGHKEATSTIVVSYYWHFVDVVWIGLFLVIYVLK; encoded by the coding sequence GTGACCAGCACCTCGATCTCCCCCGGCCTCAGCGCTCCCGTTGTCAATCGACCGAGCGTCGTCGCCGTCGGCACCATCGTGTGGCTGGGCAGCGAGGTCATGTTCTTCGCCGGCCTCTTCGCCATCTACTTCACCCTTCGGTCCACCTCCCCCGAACTCTGGGCAGCGGAGACTCCGAAACTCAACGTTCCCTACGCTCTCACCAACACGGTCATCCTCGTGGCCTCCTCGTTCACCGCCCAGTTCGGGGTGTTCGCCGCCGAGCGCTTGCAGAAACGACGCACCGGTGCCAGCCCGCTCAAATGGGGCATGGTGGAGTGGTTCTTCGCCAGCTATGCGCTCGGAGCGGTCTTCGTCACCGGCCAGGTCTTCGAGTACGCGAACCTCGTGAGCGAGAATGTCTCCCTCGCCTCGAACTCCTACGGTTCCGCCTTCTATATCACCACCGGATTCCACGCCCTTCACGTCACGGGCGGCCTGATAGCAATGCTGCTCATCATCGGTCGTGCGTACAGCGTGAAAAACTTCGGCCACAAGGAGGCGACCTCGACAATCGTGGTCTCCTACTACTGGCACTTCGTCGACGTGGTGTGGATCGGGTTGTTCCTGGTCATCTACGTTCTGAAATAG
- a CDS encoding TraR/DksA C4-type zinc finger protein, whose amino-acid sequence MPDPVSPRPVSADPKSPDPNSPADRLQIESVLAAERAELERGIDSTRSELDGVRVARADASADDEHDPEGSTLSSDWSRIEGIGSGLRARLEENDAAHARLAAGTYGACVRCGRPIGDARLEARPSAALCIECAREMQR is encoded by the coding sequence ATGCCTGATCCGGTATCCCCGAGGCCGGTATCCGCAGATCCGAAATCCCCAGATCCGAATTCCCCAGCGGATCGGCTCCAGATCGAATCGGTGCTGGCCGCGGAGCGCGCCGAACTCGAACGCGGCATCGACAGCACCCGTTCGGAGCTCGACGGTGTTCGCGTCGCCCGCGCCGATGCCTCCGCCGACGATGAACACGATCCCGAGGGATCCACCCTTTCTTCGGACTGGTCTCGCATCGAAGGGATCGGCAGCGGCCTTCGCGCCCGCCTCGAAGAGAATGACGCTGCGCACGCCCGGCTTGCCGCCGGCACCTACGGTGCGTGCGTGCGATGCGGCCGCCCGATCGGCGACGCCCGTCTCGAAGCGCGGCCGAGCGCGGCCCTCTGCATCGAGTGCGCCCGAGAGATGCAGCGCTAG
- the trpD gene encoding anthranilate phosphoribosyltransferase: MPSDLSWPSILSALLDGEDLAISEASWAMQQVMNGDATPAQLAGFLVALRAKGETVDEVVGFRDAILENALPLVVDPMALDIVGTGGDRFGTVNVSTMASVVAAASGVPVVKHGNRAASSASGSSDVLAALGINLELDPEGVARVFGETGITFAFAALFHPGFRHAGATRRELGIPTAFNFLGPLVNPARCEANAVGVANLDKVPLVVGVFRTRGATALVFRGDDGLDELTTTGHSHIWEVSRGSVTEHDLDPLELGIARAQISDLLGADGAHNAQVARATLAGQLGPVRDIVLLNAAAGLVAFDLARDPAQLQLGILDRFRAKIEVAANAIDSGAASQKLDDWVAATNA, encoded by the coding sequence ATGCCTTCCGACCTCTCCTGGCCCAGCATTCTCAGCGCGCTCTTGGATGGTGAAGACCTCGCTATCAGCGAAGCATCATGGGCCATGCAGCAGGTCATGAACGGAGACGCGACTCCCGCCCAGCTTGCGGGCTTCCTGGTGGCCCTGCGGGCCAAGGGGGAGACCGTCGACGAGGTGGTCGGATTCCGCGATGCGATTCTCGAGAACGCGCTCCCGCTGGTGGTCGACCCGATGGCGCTCGACATCGTCGGCACCGGTGGGGACCGATTCGGCACGGTCAATGTGTCGACCATGGCCTCGGTGGTCGCCGCGGCATCCGGTGTTCCGGTGGTGAAGCACGGCAATCGCGCCGCAAGCTCGGCATCAGGATCATCGGATGTGCTTGCCGCCCTCGGGATCAACCTGGAGCTCGACCCGGAGGGAGTCGCGCGCGTGTTCGGTGAGACGGGCATCACCTTCGCGTTCGCTGCGCTGTTCCACCCCGGATTCCGCCACGCGGGTGCCACCCGGCGGGAGCTGGGGATCCCGACGGCGTTCAACTTCCTCGGTCCGCTCGTGAACCCCGCCCGCTGTGAAGCGAATGCGGTGGGTGTCGCGAACCTCGACAAAGTCCCCCTGGTCGTCGGCGTGTTCCGCACCCGCGGCGCGACGGCGCTGGTGTTCCGCGGCGACGACGGACTCGACGAGCTCACCACGACCGGGCACAGCCACATCTGGGAGGTGTCGCGCGGTTCGGTCACCGAGCACGACCTCGATCCCCTCGAACTCGGGATTGCCCGAGCACAGATCTCGGATCTGCTCGGTGCGGATGGCGCCCACAACGCGCAAGTCGCGCGTGCGACGCTGGCCGGTCAGCTCGGACCGGTGCGGGACATCGTGCTTCTGAACGCGGCCGCCGGCCTCGTGGCCTTCGACCTCGCGCGGGATCCCGCGCAGCTTCAGCTCGGCATCCTCGATCGCTTCCGGGCGAAGATCGAGGTCGCGGCGAACGCGATCGACTCCGGTGCGGCCTCTCAAAAGCTGGATGACTGGGTCGCCGCCACCAACGCCTGA
- a CDS encoding MIP/aquaporin family protein, protein MDSLGLKFLSEIVGTFLLLLLGGGVVANVALAKTKGFNGGFLMVTFGWGLAVFAGVSASYYSGAHLNPAVTIGLAVNDPAKWPIGTVLVYLAGQLIGAFLGAVGVWLAYKQHFDDEPDPANKLGVFSTGPAIRSYAWNVVTEVIGTFVLVLVVIAFGRGGDAGTNTPAGLAALGAVPVALLVVGIGASLGGPTGYAINPARDLGPRIAHAILPIKGKGGSDWSYAWVPIVGPLVGGALAGLLAHPLLPLLASK, encoded by the coding sequence GTGGACAGTCTCGGTCTCAAATTCCTCTCGGAGATAGTCGGAACATTTCTCCTGCTCTTGCTCGGTGGGGGTGTCGTCGCCAACGTCGCCCTGGCGAAAACCAAGGGCTTCAACGGCGGCTTTCTCATGGTCACCTTCGGCTGGGGCCTCGCGGTCTTCGCCGGTGTAAGCGCGTCCTACTACTCCGGAGCCCACCTCAACCCCGCTGTCACCATCGGCCTCGCGGTCAACGATCCGGCCAAGTGGCCGATCGGCACGGTGCTGGTTTATCTGGCCGGCCAGCTGATCGGTGCATTCCTCGGTGCGGTCGGCGTCTGGCTCGCCTACAAGCAGCACTTCGATGACGAACCCGACCCGGCCAACAAGCTCGGCGTGTTCTCCACCGGCCCTGCTATCCGCAGCTACGCCTGGAACGTGGTGACCGAGGTCATCGGCACCTTCGTGCTCGTCCTCGTCGTTATCGCCTTCGGCCGTGGCGGCGATGCCGGCACCAACACTCCGGCCGGGCTCGCGGCCCTCGGCGCGGTTCCCGTCGCCCTGCTCGTCGTCGGCATCGGTGCCTCCCTCGGTGGCCCGACCGGATATGCGATCAACCCCGCCCGAGACCTCGGACCACGTATCGCACACGCCATCCTGCCGATCAAGGGCAAGGGAGGCAGCGACTGGTCTTACGCCTGGGTGCCGATCGTCGGCCCGCTCGTCGGTGGCGCCCTCGCGGGTCTGCTCGCGCATCCCCTTCTTCCGCTGCTCGCGAGCAAATAG
- a CDS encoding GNAT family N-acetyltransferase produces MSTTAETSPASPTNVRLASPADRDAVFALVEQLGIGEKPNRESFAEAFAHGVEPSRDHLLLVAELDGVVSAYAYTTIERLLYTNGDSAQLQELAVNTPARDRGLGSLLVAAIEDECRSRGVRQLTVASSHAARFYERLDYRSTSDFLKKSFVND; encoded by the coding sequence ATGAGTACTACCGCGGAAACTTCGCCCGCTAGCCCGACCAACGTGCGACTGGCGTCCCCCGCCGATCGCGACGCCGTATTCGCTCTCGTCGAGCAGCTCGGTATCGGCGAGAAGCCGAACCGGGAATCGTTCGCCGAGGCATTCGCTCACGGCGTGGAGCCGAGCAGGGACCACCTGCTGCTCGTCGCCGAACTCGACGGTGTCGTCTCGGCATACGCCTATACGACGATCGAGCGGTTGCTCTACACGAACGGCGACTCCGCCCAGCTGCAGGAGCTCGCGGTGAACACCCCCGCGCGCGATCGTGGCCTCGGCAGCCTCCTGGTGGCCGCCATCGAGGACGAGTGCCGGTCCCGGGGCGTGCGCCAGCTCACGGTGGCCAGCAGTCACGCGGCTCGGTTCTATGAGCGGCTCGACTACCGCTCGACCTCCGACTTCCTGAAGAAGAGCTTCGTCAACGACTGA